A single Lactuca sativa cultivar Salinas chromosome 8, Lsat_Salinas_v11, whole genome shotgun sequence DNA region contains:
- the LOC111911195 gene encoding uncharacterized protein LOC111911195, whose protein sequence is MPGLSRYLDRRLLNTGKASMKVTTTSEVATGLLKILNGELYDCVLIDADISEMDMVYFLHQTFKHQPHLSIISKMMASHNTHMRLLKEIVENEAVLYLPKPCGDKEICNIWKHVCRKIISFEGCNYSNGESPEENQEPNIYKRVDQIVKQSTNLNPKFIYNNLSSEDVTQEGLNINSPEYNAIFKPVTYEEVRDNDHDKEHIHEHKRTNDQLVEDDKYYKKIFDTKKRISWTSVLHKKFVEAVNTLGKQKAYPSAILEAMNVPGLTRSQIASHLQKYQEHQKSIKKPTLIPQKKKQVERYAYNKCGQSTPANDFESIPQSSNIRPPLMLNSIGMSYMTINNIKARLQRAPPLHVPQPKTTINNSYSDQSTNHSFCHTSLGETSKIITFGLVESCNSIIGRRNEVQMTRNDVKMTRNSYESTTGPLKDGETMAMNLMDFGEVVAPVDATSSLTPLNYTDATSSLTLLNYSGTSIEKSVSGMTPSYYGVGTRLQPLESFALGGENYDLEMREISNVFGMINSNGGHTSASLNHNYLIHSQDLLGNNENLSPTFLHTPTDHDDVGHSTNPNFSNSNLFPFGVGSVGYSNPHFLSEENNRQAQTFPPFNSLGLVDGIERTAMESDMFVDETQYLLDMTVNLLDELDDDLINGPW, encoded by the exons ATGCCAGGGCTATCCCGCTATTTGGATAGACGACTTCTCAATACTGGAAAAGCATCTATGAAGG TTACAACCACATCTGAAGTGGCTACAGGATTGTTAAAGATACTGAATGGAGAATTGTATGACTGTGTCTTGATAGATGCTGACATAAGTGAAATGGATATGGTGTATTTTCTTCATCAAACTTTTAAGCATCAACCTCATTTATCTATAATTAGTAAGA TGATGGCTTCCCATAATACTCACATGCGACTCCTTAAGGAAATTGTAGAAAATGAGGCGGTTTTATATCTCCCAAAACCATGTGGTGATAAGGAGATTTGCAATATTTGGAAACATGTTTGTAGAAAGATAATATCATTTGAAGGATGTAACTACTCAAATGGAGAATCACCTGAAGAAAACCAAGAGCCCAACATCTACAAGAGGGTTGATCAGATAGTTAAGCAATCAACAAATCTCAACCCCAAATTTATCTATAACAACTTATCATCAGAAGATGTCACTCAAGAAGGACTAAACATTAACTCACCGGAGTATAATGCCATTTTTAAGCCAGTTACATATGAGGAAGTACGAGACAATGATCATGATAAAGAACATATTCATGAGCATAAGAGAACAAATGATCAACTTGTTGAAGATGACAAATATTATAAAAAGATATTTGATACCAAGAAGCGGATTTCATGGACGAGTGTTCTTCACAAAAAGTTTGTTGAGGCAGTCAATACACTTGGGAAACAAA AAGCTTATCCTTCTGCAATTCTAGAAGCGATGAATGTTCCGGGACTCACACGTAGTCAGATCGCGAGCCACCTACAG AAATACCAAGAACATCAAAAGAGTATCAAGAAACCAACCTTGATACCACAAAAGAAAAAGCAAGTAGAGAGATATGCTTACAACAAATGTGGGCAATCGACCCCAGCTAATGATTTTGAATCCATCCCTCAATCCAGTAACATCCGGCCACCATTGATGCTTAATTCTATAGGAATGTCTTACATGACCATAAACAACATCAAGGCTCGACTGCAAAGAGCTCCTCCGTTACATGTACCACAACCAAAAACCACCATTAATAACTCTTACAGTGATCAATCAACAAATCATAGTTTTTGTCATACTTCATTGGGTGAAACAAGCAAGATCATTACTTTTGGATTAGTTGAAAGCTGTAACAGTATTATTGGTCGAAGAAATGAAGTTCAAATGACAAGAAATGATGTTAAAATGACAAGAAATAGTTATGAAAGTACAACGGGGCCACTAAAGGATGGTGAAACTATGGCAATGAACCTGATGGATTTTGGCGAAGTTGTGGCTCCAGTAGATGCAACTAGTTCCCTGACACCACTAAATTATACAGATGCAACTAGTTCACTGACACTGCTAAATTATTCAGGAACTTCAATAGAGAAATCGGTCTCTGGAATGACACCTTCGTATTATGGTGTAGGAACTAGGTTGCAACCATTAGAGAGTTTTGCACTTGGTGGAGAAAACTATGATCTTGAGATGCGTGAGATATCAAATGTGTTTGGGATGATTAATTCCAATGGTGGTCACACTTCAGCGTCATTAAATCATAATTATCTTATTCACTCTCAAGATTTGCTGGGAAACAATGAGAATTTATCTCCAACATTTCTACATACACCAACTGATCATGATGATGTGGGGCATTCCACAAACCCGAACTTTTCTAATTCAAATTTATTTCCATTTGGAGTTGGaagtgttggttattctaatccTCATTTTCTTAGTGAAGAAAATAACAGGCAAGCACAAACATTTCCACCTTTCAACTCTCTTGGATTGGTGGATGGGATTGAACGTACAGCCATGGAAAGTGACATGTTTGTAGATGAAACCCAATATCTTCTTGATATGACCGTGAATCTTCTTGATGAACTTGATGATGATTTAATAAATGGACCATGGTAG